The genomic stretch CGGCGTCGCGGCGATCTGTTGGCCCCTGGGCCAGCCCATGGGCCGCAGTGACCCCAACTGCCGGCGCCAGCGGTTTGCCTGGACGCTGGACAACACCACGCCGCCGACCTTGCAGGCCCTGGATCAGCCCTTGGGTGTTGGCTTGATGGAAACCGTATGGGTCAATGCCAAGGGCTTGCGCGTGGCCGCCAGTTGCCCGGGCGCGGTATCGCGGGATATCGCCCTGTGGCCCGCGCCGCTGGAGCCTTGGTTGCCGAGGATTGAGCGGCGTGATGCACGCATCCCTGCGCCAGACCCGGATTGCCCGCCACCGGCGCTGGCGGCGTCCTCGCCGTTGTCGGTGGTGGGCGTGCGCGAAGGGGACCAACTGCGCTTGCCAGCAGGCAGTCAACAACAACTGCGTCTGAAACTCTCGGCGTTGGGCGGCAGTGGGCGGCGCTGGTGGTTCCTCAATGGTGCGCCGCTGGGGGACAGTGCCAACCAGGACAGCATCAATGCCAGCCTGGAACAGTTGGGGCGCTATCAACTGAGTGTGCTCGATGAGGCGGGGCAGACGGCCAGGGTTGAGTTCAGCGTGGTGGATTAGATCGCTATCGCCGGCAAGCCAGCTCCCACAGTTTGATTTGTGCACGCCGTCAAATGCAGGCGCTGGCTTGCCAGCGATAGCGCCCTGACAAACGCCACAAATTTAGTTGCCATCCCCACCTTAGAGCCCGAAGCTATACCCCTTCAGGAGCCCCCCATGAATCTCGAACACCTCACCGAACGCATGCATCGCATCCGCGATAACAACGACTGGAAACAGTTCCACAGCCCGAAAAACCTGGCCATGGCCGCCAGTGTCGAGATGGCCGAACTGGTGGAAATCTTCCAGTGGCTGAGCGAAGACCAGTCTCGCCAGTTGCCCGCCGACAAACTTGCCCACGCCGGGCAGGAAGTGGGGGATATCGTGCTCTATCTGCTGTTGCTATGCGGCGAGCTGGGCCTGGACATGAACCAGGTGGTCAGCGCCAAGCTGGCTGACAACGAACGGCGGTTTATCCATGAGTGATCGTCATTTCGACCAGTTGGCCACGCGCTTTGCCGAGAAGATCTACGGCGGTGCCAAGGGCGCGATTCGCCTGGCCGTGCTGCAGGCCGACTTGGCCGAGGCGTTGCCGGATCGCCCCTTGCGTGTGCTGGATATCGGCGCCGGCCTGGGCCATATGTCGTTGTGGCTGGCCGAGCGCGGGCATCACGTCACCTTGGCCGAGCCCGCCGAGCCGATGCTCGAAGGCGCGCGCCAGCGTTTCGCCGAGGCGGGACAGGATGCAACCTTCATCCAGGCGCCATGGCAGGACCTGCTGGGCCAGCTTACCGAGCCCTACGATCTGGTGCTGTGCCACGCCGTGCTGGAATGGCTGGCCGAGCCCCATGGGATCCTGCCGGTGCTGCACCAGTTGACGGCGTCGGGTGGTTGGCTGTCCCTGGCGTTCTATAACCGCGATGCGCTGATTTACCGCAACTTGCTCAAGGGCCACTTTCGCAAGATGCGCAAGAACGACATGGCCGGCGAAAAGCAGAGCCTGACCCCGCAACAACCCCTGGACCCACGGGAACTGGCGGCGCAACTTGATGGCCTGTGGCAGGTCGAAAGCCAGAGCGGGGTGCGGGTTTTCCATGACTATATGCCGGTGGAATTCCAGGCCCGCGCCGACTTACAGGACGTGTTGGAGATGGAGCTCGCTCACCGTCGTCACCCAAGCTTTGCCGGACTTGGGCGTTATTTGCACTGGATCTGCCGTCCGGTTTAAGCGGCCCAGTCTGCGGAGATCGAAATGAAACGCTGTGGTGGATTGATTCTGCTGTGCCTGGGGCTGGGTGCCTGCTCCAGCAACAACCCTTATGTGGCGGCTTCCAAACCCATGCCGCCGGCGCCTGCCCAGGCGGCCAACACCTTTGATGCCAGCGCCTACCCGGCCCCGGTGCGTGACTATGGCGCGTACCGCAACTGGGCCTGGCGCAACGGCCAGTTGCCGGCGGGCTCGGCCTGGGCTGACCCGGCACAGATCGCCGACGCCGTCAGCGGTGCCCTCGACCAGCGCGGCCTGCGCCCGGTGCATGACCAGCGTGCGCCGGACTTGCTGGTCAGCGCCGATGTGCATCTGGAGAAGCGCCTGCGCCAGGTGCAGGACGATTATGGCTATGGTTACGGTGGCTACGGTGGCTACAACCGCTACGGCAACAGTTACGGCATGTACAACTCGGTGCCGATCGTGCGCACCTATGAAGTGCAGGTCGTGGTGGTGCGCGTCAACCTGTTCGATGCCCGCACGGGCCAGCCGGTATGGAGCGCCAGCGCCGAAACGGGCAGCCAGGGCAGCCTGAGTGAACGCGGCGATGCCTTGCGCCAGGCTGTGCAGAAGGCGATGACGGCGTATCCTCCGAGTTAACAGCTATTCTCATCTCAGGATCGGTTTGCCCTTCGGAGAACTACCATGTTGCGTCGTATCGCTTTGCTTGCTTTTGTCGTGCTGCTGGGCGGTTGCCAGACCAGCCAGGTCAACCATGATTTTGATGCCAGTCGCGACTTTGGTGCCTACCGCAGTTGGGCCTGGAAAGACCCGGCGTTGCAGTACCGCCCCGACGATCCGCGGATCAAGAGCGACCTTACCGAACAGCGCATCCGCCAAGCGGTGGCCGACCAGCTCGACCAGCGCGGCTTGCGCCCGGCAGCCAGTGGGGCCAAGGCTGACGTGAACGTGCAGGCCTACCTGATCGTCGAAGACCGCCAGCAGCAAGTCACCACCAACTACGGCGGCGCCTGGGGCGGCCCGTGGAATGGCTATTGGGGGGCGCCGATGTACAACGAAACCCGCAACATCACCTACAAGGTCGCCACCATCCAGATCGACCTGCTCGACGGTAAGGACGGCAAGCTGGTGTGGCGCGGCAGCGACGAGCAGATGATGAGCAGCTCGCCCAACCCACAGGACCGCAGCGCGGCGATCCGGGCGACAGTGACCAAGGTGCTATCCAACTACCCGCCACGGTAAGGGGTATTCGGCCCCTGTAGACGCTGGCTTGCCGGCGAGGCGGGCGCTACGGTGTAACAGGTACACCGAGGCGATTCCATCGCCGGCAAGCCAGCTTCTACAGGGTTTTGTGTGCCCTTGAGCGTTCCGTCAGTCGCCAAAGTGGCGACTTGCCAGCGTACCTTCCAAGCCTTGTCTACACTGCAGTTCACTACAGGAGAGTAAGCGCTCGGCAGTTCGCCGGCAAAGGAGTGCTCGATGTCTCCCCGACTTCGTTCTGGCCAACGTGGCGCAATCGGTCTGGTGTTTGCCGGTACCCTGGCATTGGCTCTGGTGTTTCTGTTGCTGGTGGTCGATAGCGGTCGCCTGTATCTGGAAAAACGCAAACTGCAGGCCGTCGCCGACACCGCGGCCCTGGAGGCCGCCAATCGCGGCGGGCAGTGTTCCGGCAGCACCACCGCCGTCGATTACGCCAAGCAGAATGCCACTCGCAATGGCTTCACCGTGGTCGCCAACGACCCCAGCCGCGCGCTGGCGGTGACATGCGGGACGTTATTGACCAATGCCCTCAACACCCGCGTCTTCACCGCCGACGCCACCAAGAATGATGCGATTCGCGTTGTGGCCAGCCGCACGGTCTCCACGGGTATCGCCAATGGGGTGTGGAAGCTGTTCAGTGGCACGTACAACGCCAATACGACATTGACCGCGACAGCGGTGGCGGCATTGGCGCCGCCGGTGGCGCAGCTGACGATTCGCAGTTCGTTGCTGACGATTAGTTCGGCTCAGTCAGACATTTTGAACAAAACCATCGGTGGCCTGCTCGGTGGTAGCCTTTCCCTGACTGCCGTGGGTTGGCAGGGCCTGGTCAACACCAATGTGAACCTGCTCAGTTACCTGGACCAGTTGGCCATTCAAGCGAATGTGGCAGCGGGTGACTATACGACGCTGCTCAACACCGCCGTGTCGGCGACTCAATTGATCGACGCAGCGGTCAAGGTTTTGCAAGCCAACGGCTCGGCGGTAGCTGCGACGATCACCAATGTGCTGGCCATTGAGGCTATTGCTCCGAATACAAAAGTGCTCAAGCTAGGTGACCTTTTAAATGTCGCGACAGGTACGCCAACGGCCGCTTTGAACACGGATGTGCAGTTGTTCCAGCTGCTACAGGGCGTAGTCCAGCTTTCCAATGGCAACAGCCTGGTGAAGGCCGATTTTCAGTTGAGCGTGCCACTGATCGCTACCTTCTCAGTCAAAACCAAAGTCATGGAGCCGCCACAGCTTTCCGCCATCGGCAACCCGGCCCTGGCCAAGGCCGGGTTGCTCGCGGGGACCAATCAGATTTCCGTGCGGACTGCGCAAGTGCGTACGTTGATATCGGTGGATGCGCCGATATTGAGGACGGTTTCTTCTGTGCTATCGGGGCTGTCAGCCTTGACCGACCCAGTGACCAAGGTGGTGAAGGGGCTTTTGAATCTGGATCTGGCGGCTATTGTGAATGCGCTTTTATGTGCCTTGAGTTGTGAGTACACGAGCGTTGATATTGCCAGCAAGCTGGATATCTACATCGAGGCTGCCAGTGGCGAAAGTCATGTCACCGATTTCACCTGTGCAACGCCCGCCACCAAGACACTGACCGCGCAAGCCACCAGTTCATTGGCTACCCTGGCAGTCGGCAACATTGACCCGGCCAAGGCGTTTTCCTCATCGGTAGCGGTTGATGTCCAGCCGATACGCCTGATTGATATCGGGACCCAGCATTGCACGTTGCTGGTGGGCTGCGACCCACGCAAGGCCAACGTCGGCGGCGGATTTTTGCTGATGGCTCAGTCGGCCGTGGGGCAGAGAACGGAAAGCCTGTTTTATTCACCGGTGGCAGAAATGAACCTGCCGCCGACCTATAAAAGTATTTCCAGTATCAACATCATCAACAGCCTGGGTACCACGTTGAACGGGCTTCAGGTGACCTATGCACCGCCTCCTGCCCCGGCTGTTCCGAATGGCGCCCTGGCGGGTGTCGCGACACTCCTGGCAACGATCACCACGACCCTTGTCGGGCTCGTTCAAGGGCTCTTGTCGCCGCTGCTGGACCCCATCGTCAATACCCTACTGAGTGCCTTGGGCATAAGCCTGGGCAATGCTGAAGTCGGCGCCAACCTCACGTGCCATATGGGCCGCGCCTACCTAGTCATCTAACCCCCACCCACCAGCGGCAACTCCACACAAAACCGCGCCCCGTGCTCACTGTTGGCGACGCTCAGGCGCCCGCCCATGTTTTCTACGATGCCGTAGCTCACTGACAATCCAAGCCCGGTGCCAACCCCTATGGGCTTGGTGGTGAAGAACGGCTCGAAAATCCGCTCCAGCAACCGTGCATCAATCCCGCCGCCGTTGTCTTCGACCCAGATCCGTACATGGCGGCTGTCGTGTTCGCTGTACAGCGCGATCCAGGGTTGGAAGCCGGGTTTTTTTTCGTGCCGTGCCATCAGTGCATCGCGGGCGTTGACCACCAGGTTGATCAGCACCTGTTCCAGTTGGTCGACGTGGCCGTTGACCTGCACGGGCATGTCCAGGGGCGTGATGCGCAGGTCCACGCCTTTGCCGCGCAGGCCTTCGCCCAGCAGCGACTGGGTGCCTTCCACCGCCTGGGCCGGGTCGAAGGGCTGTTGCTCGACCTCCGAGCGGCGGCCGAATACGCGCATATGGTCCACCACCCTGGCGGCGCGTTGGACCTGGGCGTCGATGCGTTGGAGTTTTTCCGTCAAGTAATCGATTTGCACCTCGCCGTTGCCCAGGCGCTTGAGCACATTGACGATGGCCATGCGCATGACGTTCAGCGGCTGGTTGATTTCATGGGCCAGGCCCGTGGCCATTTCGCCGAGGGTGGCCATTTTTGCGCTTTGGGTCAGTTGCTGCTGGGAGCGGCGTACTTCGGTGTTGTCGCGGCCCACGGCCTGGATTTCCTGCAACTGGCCGTGCGCGTCGAATACCCCACGGTCGGACCAGACCCACCACGCATGCTCGCGCCCCGGCAGTTGCAGGCTGATTTCGGCGGTGCTGACGGGAAACTCCGGGCTCAGCTGGCCGATGCGTTTTACAAAGGCGTTGCGTTGCTCGCTCGACAGCCATTCACCCAGGTTGATGCCCGGTAACTGCGCGGGTGTGCATTCCAGATAGTTGGCCAGTGGCGTGTTGCCGAAGGTCAGGGTCAGATCCGGGCGGTAGCGGCAGATCATCGCCGGCGAGTCTTCGACGAGGATGCGGTAGCGTTCTTCGCTGTCCTTGATCTGTTGC from Pseudomonas fluorescens encodes the following:
- a CDS encoding pilus assembly protein TadG-related protein, whose translation is MSPRLRSGQRGAIGLVFAGTLALALVFLLLVVDSGRLYLEKRKLQAVADTAALEAANRGGQCSGSTTAVDYAKQNATRNGFTVVANDPSRALAVTCGTLLTNALNTRVFTADATKNDAIRVVASRTVSTGIANGVWKLFSGTYNANTTLTATAVAALAPPVAQLTIRSSLLTISSAQSDILNKTIGGLLGGSLSLTAVGWQGLVNTNVNLLSYLDQLAIQANVAAGDYTTLLNTAVSATQLIDAAVKVLQANGSAVAATITNVLAIEAIAPNTKVLKLGDLLNVATGTPTAALNTDVQLFQLLQGVVQLSNGNSLVKADFQLSVPLIATFSVKTKVMEPPQLSAIGNPALAKAGLLAGTNQISVRTAQVRTLISVDAPILRTVSSVLSGLSALTDPVTKVVKGLLNLDLAAIVNALLCALSCEYTSVDIASKLDIYIEAASGESHVTDFTCATPATKTLTAQATSSLATLAVGNIDPAKAFSSSVAVDVQPIRLIDIGTQHCTLLVGCDPRKANVGGGFLLMAQSAVGQRTESLFYSPVAEMNLPPTYKSISSINIINSLGTTLNGLQVTYAPPPAPAVPNGALAGVATLLATITTTLVGLVQGLLSPLLDPIVNTLLSALGISLGNAEVGANLTCHMGRAYLVI
- a CDS encoding methyltransferase, whose protein sequence is MSDRHFDQLATRFAEKIYGGAKGAIRLAVLQADLAEALPDRPLRVLDIGAGLGHMSLWLAERGHHVTLAEPAEPMLEGARQRFAEAGQDATFIQAPWQDLLGQLTEPYDLVLCHAVLEWLAEPHGILPVLHQLTASGGWLSLAFYNRDALIYRNLLKGHFRKMRKNDMAGEKQSLTPQQPLDPRELAAQLDGLWQVESQSGVRVFHDYMPVEFQARADLQDVLEMELAHRRHPSFAGLGRYLHWICRPV
- a CDS encoding DUF4136 domain-containing protein; its protein translation is MKRCGGLILLCLGLGACSSNNPYVAASKPMPPAPAQAANTFDASAYPAPVRDYGAYRNWAWRNGQLPAGSAWADPAQIADAVSGALDQRGLRPVHDQRAPDLLVSADVHLEKRLRQVQDDYGYGYGGYGGYNRYGNSYGMYNSVPIVRTYEVQVVVVRVNLFDARTGQPVWSASAETGSQGSLSERGDALRQAVQKAMTAYPPS
- a CDS encoding MazG-like family protein is translated as MNLEHLTERMHRIRDNNDWKQFHSPKNLAMAASVEMAELVEIFQWLSEDQSRQLPADKLAHAGQEVGDIVLYLLLLCGELGLDMNQVVSAKLADNERRFIHE
- a CDS encoding DUF4136 domain-containing protein; translated protein: MLRRIALLAFVVLLGGCQTSQVNHDFDASRDFGAYRSWAWKDPALQYRPDDPRIKSDLTEQRIRQAVADQLDQRGLRPAASGAKADVNVQAYLIVEDRQQQVTTNYGGAWGGPWNGYWGAPMYNETRNITYKVATIQIDLLDGKDGKLVWRGSDEQMMSSSPNPQDRSAAIRATVTKVLSNYPPR